In Flavobacterium endoglycinae, one DNA window encodes the following:
- a CDS encoding cytochrome P450, with product MSENTNYSYPTRLSILRFFKDAEGVRRNPIPFHKRYFEKFGDSFSIRIGLTRYIILSRDNEIAQYILVKNQRNYNKSKFQSVYLSKYLGKGLLTSDGDFWLKQRRLIQPAFHKQKMNQLVDNMNKTIITEIDNLEEDKFFDVFPAMSQLAFNVVAKSLFEFSISEEKLHRIKFIIEEVQKFLVKEIRLPHKAFWFSLSGQVRKHLNLAAENNKIIQEIIESRNASNEEFNDLLNMLMETRYEDTGEGMSMQQLIDEIKVLFIAGHETTANALTFTLHFLGRYPEVQQKIFDEITEIESHTDNVIEQLQKMTYINAVLNESMRLCPPAWITDRENVEDDSLAGFKIKKNTLIGISFYELHRNPKYWDNPDQFIPERFLGEQKKKSMQYFYPFGAGPRMCIGTGFAIYEMCLAISQIVKKYEIKTKNETVKFNPLVTLKPVNIEVSFSKR from the coding sequence ATGTCTGAAAATACAAATTATAGTTATCCCACAAGACTTTCAATACTAAGATTCTTTAAAGATGCTGAAGGCGTTCGAAGGAATCCAATTCCTTTTCATAAAAGATATTTTGAGAAATTTGGGGATTCTTTTTCTATTAGAATCGGTTTAACCAGATATATAATTTTATCAAGAGACAATGAGATAGCCCAATACATTTTAGTTAAAAATCAAAGAAATTACAACAAGTCCAAATTTCAATCCGTATATCTTTCAAAATATCTGGGAAAAGGACTTTTAACGAGTGATGGTGATTTTTGGTTAAAGCAAAGACGTCTTATTCAGCCTGCTTTTCATAAACAAAAGATGAATCAGCTGGTTGATAATATGAATAAAACAATTATCACTGAAATTGATAATTTAGAGGAAGATAAATTTTTCGATGTTTTCCCTGCAATGAGCCAGCTTGCGTTTAATGTCGTAGCGAAGTCATTATTTGAATTTTCAATTTCGGAAGAAAAACTACATAGAATAAAATTCATAATAGAAGAAGTTCAGAAGTTTTTAGTTAAAGAAATCAGACTTCCGCATAAGGCATTTTGGTTTTCATTAAGCGGACAGGTGAGAAAACATTTAAATCTAGCAGCAGAAAACAATAAGATTATTCAAGAAATAATTGAAAGTAGAAATGCTTCAAATGAAGAATTTAATGACCTTCTTAATATGCTTATGGAAACCCGTTATGAAGATACGGGAGAGGGAATGTCTATGCAGCAATTAATTGACGAAATAAAGGTTTTATTTATTGCAGGTCATGAAACAACTGCCAATGCTCTGACTTTTACTCTTCATTTTCTAGGAAGATATCCAGAAGTCCAACAAAAGATTTTTGATGAAATCACAGAGATAGAATCTCACACGGATAATGTTATTGAACAGCTTCAGAAAATGACTTATATAAATGCAGTTTTAAACGAATCAATGCGTTTGTGTCCACCCGCTTGGATTACAGATAGAGAAAATGTTGAAGATGATTCTTTGGCAGGATTTAAGATCAAAAAGAATACATTAATTGGAATATCTTTTTATGAATTACACCGTAATCCTAAATATTGGGATAATCCAGATCAATTCATTCCAGAAAGATTTTTAGGCGAACAAAAGAAAAAGTCAATGCAATACTTTTATCCTTTTGGTGCTGGTCCAAGAATGTGTATTGGGACAGGTTTTGCTATTTATGAAATGTGTTTGGCAATATCGCAGATTGTAAAAAAATATGAGATTAAGACTAAAAACGAAACAGTCAAATTTAATCCTTTAGTGACTTTAAAACCAGTTAATATTGAAGTTTCATTTTCAAAAAGATGA
- a CDS encoding DUF3341 domain-containing protein, whose product MSNKVIYAIYNDDDVLMDAVKKTRAAHHHIEEVFTPFPVHGLDKAMGLAPTRLAICAFLYGCVGISVATTMMGYIMIHDWPQDIGGKPSFSFIQNMPSFVPIMFEMTVFFAAHLMVITFYMRSRLWPFKQAENPDVRTTDDHFLMEVAVNDNEAELVSFFEGTGAVEVKVIEKN is encoded by the coding sequence ATGAGTAATAAAGTTATATACGCCATTTATAATGACGATGACGTTTTGATGGATGCAGTAAAAAAAACCAGAGCTGCTCATCATCATATTGAAGAGGTTTTTACTCCTTTTCCGGTTCACGGATTGGATAAAGCTATGGGACTAGCACCAACAAGATTAGCAATATGTGCTTTTTTATATGGATGTGTTGGTATTTCTGTTGCAACGACTATGATGGGTTACATCATGATTCATGACTGGCCACAAGATATTGGAGGTAAACCAAGTTTTAGTTTCATCCAAAACATGCCTTCTTTTGTGCCAATTATGTTTGAGATGACTGTATTCTTTGCAGCTCACTTAATGGTAATTACTTTTTATATGAGAAGTAGATTATGGCCGTTTAAACAAGCTGAGAATCCTGATGTTAGAACAACAGATGACCACTTCTTAATGGAAGTTGCTGTAAACGATAACGAAGCAGAACTTGTTTCTTTTTTCGAAGGCACTGGAGCTGTTGAAGTTAAAGTAATTGAAAAGAATTAA
- a CDS encoding prolyl oligopeptidase family serine peptidase: MKRYFLFLWLVCYSSFSQTNYFPHLAYGKSSQQILDLYVPKGSLKDVPVVILIHGGSWSMGGLEYTQKHAQDIANKGFVVANVDYRYINDTISAKDLLADIDAAITYVSKNSSKYGYVKKGYHIVGISAGAHLSLLYGYTYKNIKSITALCAPSRLDSPEVLEFMKKNGRLDIIEKLAGTRIDSSGDNSALTMISPFSNISNIPTLLIHGDTDNIVNVSQSQNLYNELKRKGVETKLIIREGKGHDVGMNTPDTEIQNIKDITEWITQHNK; this comes from the coding sequence ATGAAACGTTACTTTTTATTTTTATGGCTTGTTTGTTATAGTTCGTTTAGTCAGACAAATTATTTTCCTCATCTTGCCTATGGTAAATCATCTCAACAAATTTTGGATCTGTATGTTCCAAAAGGGAGTTTGAAAGATGTACCTGTGGTGATTCTTATTCATGGAGGATCTTGGTCAATGGGAGGACTTGAATATACTCAAAAGCATGCTCAGGATATTGCGAATAAGGGATTTGTTGTTGCAAATGTTGATTACCGTTATATAAATGATACGATTTCTGCTAAAGATTTATTAGCAGATATTGATGCCGCTATTACTTATGTTTCTAAAAATTCTAGTAAATATGGATATGTTAAAAAAGGATATCATATCGTTGGAATTAGTGCAGGTGCTCATTTATCATTACTATATGGTTACACTTACAAGAATATAAAATCTATAACGGCTTTGTGTGCACCCTCAAGGTTAGATTCTCCTGAAGTTTTAGAGTTTATGAAAAAAAATGGCCGTCTTGATATTATTGAAAAATTAGCTGGAACTAGAATAGATTCAAGTGGAGACAATAGTGCATTAACTATGATAAGTCCGTTTAGTAATATTTCAAATATACCAACATTGTTAATTCATGGTGATACAGATAATATAGTTAATGTTAGTCAATCTCAAAATCTTTATAATGAATTAAAAAGAAAAGGTGTAGAAACAAAATTAATTATTAGAGAGGGTAAAGGACATGATGTTGGAATGAATACACCTGACACAGAAATTCAGAATATAAAAGATATTACAGAATGGATTACACAGCACAATAAGTAA
- the queG gene encoding tRNA epoxyqueuosine(34) reductase QueG, translated as MSINSKETYSKFIKEEAKRLGFISCGISKAGFLEEEAPRLEKWLNNNHNGQMAYMENHFDKRLDPTLLVDDAKSVVSLLLNYFPSETQNSESFKISKYAYGQDYHFVIKEKLKELLHSIEENIGEVSGRAFVDSAPVLDKAWAAKSGLGWIGKNSNLITQKVGSFYFIAELILDLDLEYDHSVTDHCGSCTACIDACPTQAILAPYIVDGSKCISYYTIELKENIPVEMKGKFDEWMFGCDTCQDVCPWNRFSKPHSEPLFDPNPDLLSFSKKDWTEITEETFRKVFKNSPIKRTKFEGLTRNISFLK; from the coding sequence ATGAGTATTAATTCGAAAGAGACATATTCAAAGTTTATAAAAGAAGAAGCCAAAAGACTAGGTTTTATTTCTTGTGGAATATCTAAAGCTGGTTTTTTGGAAGAAGAAGCACCTCGTTTGGAAAAATGGCTGAATAATAACCATAATGGCCAAATGGCATATATGGAAAACCATTTTGATAAACGTTTGGATCCGACTTTGTTGGTCGATGATGCCAAGAGTGTGGTTTCTTTGTTATTAAATTATTTTCCATCTGAAACTCAAAATAGCGAAAGTTTTAAGATATCGAAGTATGCCTACGGCCAGGATTATCATTTTGTTATTAAAGAAAAATTAAAAGAATTACTTCATTCCATTGAGGAAAATATAGGAGAAGTTTCAGGTCGTGCTTTTGTAGATTCGGCGCCTGTTTTAGACAAAGCCTGGGCGGCTAAAAGTGGTTTAGGATGGATTGGAAAAAATAGTAATTTGATAACACAAAAAGTGGGGTCGTTTTATTTTATTGCCGAATTAATTCTAGATTTAGATTTAGAATATGATCATTCTGTAACCGATCATTGCGGTTCGTGTACAGCCTGTATAGATGCTTGTCCTACTCAGGCCATATTAGCCCCTTACATTGTTGATGGAAGCAAATGCATTTCCTATTATACTATAGAACTCAAAGAAAATATTCCAGTTGAAATGAAGGGTAAATTCGATGAGTGGATGTTTGGCTGCGACACTTGTCAGGACGTATGTCCATGGAATAGATTTTCTAAGCCGCATTCAGAACCTTTATTTGATCCAAATCCTGATTTACTTTCTTTTTCTAAGAAGGATTGGACAGAAATTACGGAGGAAACTTTTCGAAAAGTTTTTAAAAATTCTCCTATTAAAAGAACAAAATTTGAGGGTCTTACCCGTAATATTTCTTTTCTAAAGTGA
- a CDS encoding c-type cytochrome, with amino-acid sequence MKRIYKITLLVGITILVSSCHNNSAPNYQYFPNMYESVAYEPYTEAKVFKGGKEGQLPVAGTINRGFEPYEYENSTAGYELAKANLKSPLTEEERNSGKGKELFEIYCISCHGAAGNGKGKLVEREKFLGVPSYKDREITEGSIFHVETYGLNAMGSHANQLSAHERWLVADYVLKLKSQL; translated from the coding sequence ATGAAAAGGATATATAAAATAACACTTTTAGTTGGTATAACTATTTTAGTTTCATCATGCCACAATAATTCGGCACCAAACTATCAGTATTTCCCAAATATGTATGAGTCTGTTGCTTACGAGCCGTATACAGAAGCAAAAGTATTTAAAGGAGGAAAAGAAGGACAGCTTCCTGTTGCAGGAACTATCAATAGAGGTTTTGAACCTTATGAATATGAAAATTCAACTGCTGGTTACGAATTAGCAAAAGCTAATTTGAAATCACCTTTGACTGAAGAAGAAAGAAATTCAGGAAAAGGTAAAGAGCTTTTCGAAATTTACTGTATCAGCTGCCATGGTGCTGCTGGTAACGGTAAAGGTAAATTGGTTGAAAGAGAAAAATTTCTTGGAGTACCTAGCTATAAAGACAGAGAAATCACTGAAGGAAGTATCTTTCATGTTGAGACTTATGGTTTAAACGCAATGGGTTCACATGCAAATCAATTAAGTGCTCACGAACGTTGGTTAGTTGCTGACTATGTTCTGAAACTAAAAAGCCAATTATAA
- a CDS encoding cytochrome c oxidase subunit II has translation MTSLLVIIVLVLLAVALWQLTKIFDLTQVGASSDDSQVASDNDNNIQGYILFGFLAFIYIFTIYGLLKWGNLALHTPASEHGTLVDSLMNITWVLIFTVQVITQGLLYWFSFKNRGHKDRKALFFADSNKLEAIWSIIPSVVLACLILYGLYAWNNIMFVDKDEDVIEIELYAQQFKWTARYAGADNTLGKANVRLIEGVNTLGVDMSDPNSQDDIVVSELHIPKGKKVHFKMRSQDVLHSAYMPHFRAQMNCVPGMVTEFAFIPTYTTAEYRELDFMKEKVAHINKLRAEKSVELVAKGGTALDPYTFDYLLLCNKICGASHYNMQMKVVVDTPEDYKKWLSEKTTLAQDIAAAKAAEKPAEGAAPTTDTTAKVKDTVKAVVDTVKAAVAKVAMK, from the coding sequence ATGACAAGTTTGTTGGTAATTATAGTTTTAGTTTTATTAGCAGTTGCATTATGGCAATTGACGAAGATATTTGATCTTACTCAAGTAGGTGCTTCTTCGGACGATTCTCAAGTTGCATCAGATAATGATAATAACATTCAAGGATATATTTTGTTTGGCTTTTTAGCTTTCATTTATATATTTACGATTTATGGTTTGCTAAAATGGGGTAATTTGGCACTTCATACTCCTGCTTCTGAGCACGGTACTTTAGTAGATAGTTTAATGAATATTACTTGGGTTTTAATTTTTACAGTTCAAGTTATTACTCAAGGTTTATTATATTGGTTTTCTTTTAAAAATAGAGGACACAAAGACAGAAAAGCATTGTTTTTTGCAGACAGTAATAAACTAGAAGCAATTTGGAGTATCATTCCATCTGTGGTTTTGGCTTGTTTAATTCTTTACGGATTATACGCTTGGAACAACATTATGTTTGTTGACAAAGACGAAGATGTAATTGAAATCGAATTATATGCTCAACAGTTTAAATGGACTGCAAGATATGCTGGTGCTGATAATACTTTAGGAAAAGCGAATGTAAGATTAATCGAAGGAGTTAACACTTTAGGTGTTGATATGTCAGATCCTAATTCTCAAGATGATATCGTAGTTTCTGAATTACATATCCCTAAAGGTAAAAAAGTACACTTTAAAATGCGTTCTCAAGACGTTTTGCACTCAGCTTACATGCCTCATTTTAGAGCGCAGATGAACTGTGTTCCTGGAATGGTTACTGAGTTTGCATTTATTCCTACTTATACGACTGCTGAATACAGAGAGTTGGATTTTATGAAAGAAAAAGTTGCTCACATCAACAAACTTAGAGCTGAAAAAAGCGTTGAGCTAGTTGCAAAAGGAGGTACAGCTTTAGATCCTTATACATTTGATTACTTATTGTTATGTAATAAAATTTGTGGAGCTTCTCACTACAACATGCAAATGAAAGTAGTGGTTGATACTCCAGAAGATTATAAAAAATGGTTAAGTGAGAAAACTACTTTAGCTCAAGATATTGCTGCAGCAAAAGCGGCTGAAAAACCAGCTGAAGGAGCTGCTCCAACTACAGATACTACTGCAAAAGTAAAAGATACCGTAAAAGCGGTAGTTGATACTGTTAAAGCAGCTGTAGCTAAAGTTGCGATGAAATAA
- a CDS encoding quinol:cytochrome C oxidoreductase: protein MYTFSSKLKTFSIILMVLGLLGIGYGFLSAPKDIQEVEKLLAADAHGSHGAAHGEAAEASHKEAGHHEAAEASHEEHKGGEHAKVNAADEHTEHLTHVLHQLQNKPWSAVYVACIFFLLLSMGVLAFYAIQQVAQAGWSPVLFRVMQGITAYLPAGSVIFFIILVLCGLHFNHIFVWLGEGVTDPKSANYDAIIAGKSGYLNFPFWIVRAFIFLLGWNIYRHFSRKNCLAQDETNDDLYYKKNFKASAGFLVFFIVSESIMAWDWIMSFDPHWFSTLFAWYVFASFFVSGITTIALVTIYLKSKGYLEYVNTSHIHDLAKFMFGISVFWTYLWFSQFMLIWYANIPEEVTYFVTRIQLYNLPFFGAVVMNFVFPLLILINTDFKRLNWVVVMAGIVILLGHYVDFFNMIMPGTVGDKWFIGVPEIASILFFLGLFIFVVFTALTKSPLLAKRNPFIEESKHFHY from the coding sequence ATGTATACATTTTCAAGTAAATTAAAAACTTTTTCTATCATCCTAATGGTTCTTGGCCTATTAGGAATTGGGTATGGTTTTTTAAGTGCACCTAAAGATATTCAAGAAGTTGAAAAATTACTAGCTGCAGATGCTCATGGTTCTCATGGTGCTGCACATGGAGAAGCTGCAGAAGCTTCTCACAAAGAAGCTGGACATCATGAAGCTGCAGAAGCTTCACATGAAGAGCACAAAGGAGGCGAGCACGCAAAAGTTAATGCTGCTGATGAACATACTGAACATTTGACTCATGTATTGCACCAATTGCAAAACAAACCATGGTCAGCTGTATATGTGGCTTGTATTTTCTTCTTATTGCTTTCTATGGGAGTTTTAGCATTTTACGCTATTCAACAAGTGGCTCAAGCTGGATGGTCTCCAGTTTTATTCAGAGTTATGCAAGGTATAACAGCTTATTTACCTGCGGGTTCTGTTATTTTCTTTATAATCTTAGTTTTATGTGGACTACACTTTAATCATATTTTTGTTTGGTTGGGTGAAGGAGTAACTGATCCAAAGAGCGCAAACTATGACGCTATTATTGCTGGTAAATCGGGTTATTTGAACTTCCCTTTCTGGATTGTAAGAGCTTTTATCTTTTTATTAGGATGGAACATTTACCGTCACTTTTCAAGAAAAAACTGTTTAGCACAAGATGAAACAAATGATGATCTTTACTACAAAAAGAATTTTAAAGCATCTGCTGGATTCTTAGTATTCTTTATTGTTTCTGAGTCTATTATGGCTTGGGATTGGATTATGTCATTTGATCCACACTGGTTCAGTACTTTATTTGCATGGTATGTATTTGCTTCTTTCTTTGTAAGTGGTATTACAACAATTGCATTGGTAACAATTTACCTAAAATCTAAAGGATATTTAGAGTACGTAAATACAAGCCATATTCATGATTTAGCTAAATTCATGTTTGGTATCAGCGTTTTCTGGACTTACTTATGGTTCTCTCAGTTCATGTTGATTTGGTACGCAAACATTCCTGAAGAGGTAACTTATTTTGTAACAAGAATTCAATTATATAACCTTCCTTTCTTTGGAGCGGTTGTTATGAACTTTGTTTTCCCATTATTAATATTAATCAATACAGATTTCAAACGTCTTAACTGGGTTGTAGTTATGGCTGGTATTGTAATATTATTAGGTCATTATGTTGATTTCTTTAATATGATTATGCCTGGTACAGTTGGAGACAAATGGTTTATCGGAGTTCCTGAAATTGCATCTATTCTTTTCTTCTTAGGTTTATTTATTTTTGTTGTATTTACTGCATTGACTAAATCTCCTCTGCTTGCAAAAAGAAACCCTTTCATTGAAGAAAGTAAACATTTTCATTATTAA
- a CDS encoding cytochrome c oxidase subunit I — protein sequence MSAEAHGHDHGHDHEHEHHHKDTFITKYIFSIDHKMIAKQYLITGIVMGVIGIAMSLLFRMQLAWPEESFKIFNVLLGDKFAPDGVMANDIYLALVTIHGTIMVFFVLTAGLSGTFSNLLIPLQIGARDMASGFMNMISYWLFFLSAVVMLCSLFVEAGPASAGWTIYPPLSALPQAIPGSGTGMTLWLVSMAIFIASSLMGSLNYIVTVINLRTKGMSMTRLPLTIWTFFVTAIIGVISFPVLLSAALLLIFDRSFGTSFFLSDIYIAGEVLHYQGGSPVLFEHLFWFLGHPEVYIVILPAMGLVSEIMATNARKPIFGYRAMIMSVLAIAFLSTIVWGHHMFISGMNPFLGSVFTFTTLLIAIPSAVKAFNWITTLWKGNLQFNPAMLFSIGMVSTFITGGLTGIILGDSTLDINVHDTYFVIAHFHLVMGISALYGMFAGIYHWFPKMYGRMLNKNLGYIHFWVTAVCAYGVFFPMHFIGLAGLPRRYYTNTNFPLFDDLQNVNVLITTFALVGGAFQLVFLYNFFSSIFYGKKAVQNPWKSTTLEWTTPVEHIHGNWPGEIPHVYRWPYDYSNPNHDVDFVPQNVPMKEGEEVLHH from the coding sequence ATGTCAGCAGAAGCGCACGGTCACGATCACGGACACGATCACGAGCACGAACATCATCATAAAGACACGTTCATTACTAAATATATTTTTAGTATTGATCACAAAATGATTGCTAAACAATACTTAATTACTGGTATTGTTATGGGAGTAATTGGGATTGCAATGTCCTTGCTTTTCAGAATGCAATTAGCCTGGCCAGAAGAATCTTTCAAAATATTCAATGTTTTATTAGGAGATAAATTTGCACCAGACGGGGTTATGGCTAATGATATTTATCTAGCTTTAGTTACAATTCACGGTACCATCATGGTATTCTTTGTACTAACGGCTGGTTTGAGTGGAACTTTTAGTAACTTACTTATTCCGCTTCAAATTGGTGCACGAGATATGGCTTCCGGATTTATGAATATGATTTCATACTGGTTGTTTTTCTTATCAGCTGTAGTAATGTTATGTTCATTATTTGTTGAAGCTGGACCAGCTTCTGCAGGTTGGACAATTTATCCTCCATTAAGTGCATTACCACAGGCTATTCCTGGTTCTGGAACTGGTATGACTTTATGGTTAGTTTCAATGGCTATTTTCATTGCATCTTCTTTGATGGGATCTTTAAATTACATTGTTACTGTAATTAACTTAAGAACAAAAGGGATGTCTATGACTAGACTTCCTCTTACTATCTGGACATTCTTTGTAACAGCTATTATTGGTGTTATTTCGTTCCCGGTATTATTATCTGCAGCATTATTATTGATCTTTGATAGAAGTTTTGGTACTTCATTCTTCTTATCTGATATTTATATTGCTGGTGAAGTTTTACACTACCAAGGTGGATCTCCTGTATTGTTTGAGCACTTATTTTGGTTCTTAGGACACCCTGAAGTTTATATCGTAATCTTGCCTGCAATGGGACTTGTTTCTGAAATTATGGCTACGAATGCCCGTAAACCAATTTTCGGATACAGAGCGATGATTATGTCAGTTCTTGCAATTGCATTCTTATCTACTATTGTTTGGGGTCACCACATGTTTATTTCAGGTATGAATCCTTTCTTAGGATCTGTATTTACTTTTACAACTTTATTGATTGCAATTCCATCAGCTGTTAAAGCTTTCAACTGGATTACAACTTTATGGAAAGGTAATTTACAATTTAACCCTGCAATGTTATTCTCTATTGGAATGGTTTCTACTTTCATCACTGGAGGTTTAACTGGAATCATTTTAGGAGATAGTACTCTAGATATTAACGTTCATGATACTTACTTCGTAATTGCTCACTTTCACTTAGTAATGGGTATCTCTGCACTTTACGGAATGTTCGCTGGTATTTACCATTGGTTCCCTAAAATGTATGGAAGAATGTTAAACAAAAACTTAGGTTATATCCACTTCTGGGTTACAGCTGTTTGTGCTTATGGAGTATTCTTCCCAATGCACTTTATTGGATTAGCTGGTCTTCCAAGACGTTATTATACAAACACAAACTTCCCATTATTTGATGATTTACAAAATGTGAATGTTTTAATTACAACATTTGCTCTTGTAGGAGGTGCGTTCCAATTAGTATTCTTATACAACTTCTTTAGTAGTATTTTCTACGGTAAGAAAGCGGTTCAGAATCCATGGAAATCTACAACTTTAGAGTGGACAACTCCAGTAGAACATATTCACGGAAACTGGCCGGGAGAAATTCCTCACGTATACCGTTGGCCGTATGACTATAGTAACCCTAATCACGATGTAGATTTTGTTCCTCAAAATGTACCAATGAAAGAAGGTGAAGAAGTTTTACACCACTAA
- the ruvB gene encoding Holliday junction branch migration DNA helicase RuvB, which translates to MNENLDPTTKGYNSEELDLEKRLRPLSFDDFAGQDQVLENLKVFVAAANQRGEALDHALFHGPPGLGKTTLANILANELQVGIKITSGPVLDKPGDLAGLLTNLDERDVLFIDEIHRLSPVVEEYLYSAMEDFKIDIMIESGPNARTVQINLNPFTLIGATTRSGLLTAPMRARFGISSRLQYYTTELLTTIVERSASILKMPIDLEAAIEIAGRSRGTPRIANALLRRVRDFAQIKGNGRIDLEISKYALKALNVDAHGLDEMDNKILLTIINKFKGGPVGLSTLATAVSESSETIEEVYEPFLIQEGFIMRTPRGREVTEKAYKHLGKVNTNIQGGLF; encoded by the coding sequence ATGAATGAAAATCTAGATCCTACTACTAAAGGATATAACTCAGAAGAATTAGATCTTGAAAAAAGATTACGTCCGCTCTCATTTGATGACTTCGCTGGGCAAGATCAGGTTTTGGAAAATTTGAAAGTCTTTGTTGCCGCTGCTAACCAGCGTGGTGAAGCACTTGATCATGCTCTTTTTCATGGTCCTCCGGGGTTAGGTAAAACTACTTTAGCCAATATATTGGCTAATGAACTTCAGGTTGGGATTAAGATCACTTCAGGACCTGTATTAGATAAGCCAGGTGACTTGGCTGGCTTATTGACTAATTTAGATGAGAGAGATGTTCTATTTATAGATGAGATTCACCGATTAAGTCCCGTTGTGGAAGAATATTTATATTCGGCAATGGAAGACTTCAAAATCGATATTATGATTGAATCAGGACCTAATGCAAGAACAGTTCAGATTAATTTGAATCCGTTTACACTTATTGGGGCTACTACACGTTCAGGATTGTTAACTGCTCCGATGAGAGCACGTTTTGGAATTTCTTCACGTTTACAATATTATACCACAGAACTTTTAACTACAATTGTAGAAAGAAGTGCTTCGATATTAAAAATGCCTATTGATTTAGAAGCAGCTATTGAAATTGCAGGAAGAAGCCGAGGTACGCCTCGTATTGCAAATGCATTATTGCGACGTGTTCGTGATTTTGCCCAAATAAAAGGAAATGGAAGAATCGATCTGGAAATCTCAAAATATGCTTTAAAAGCATTAAATGTAGATGCACACGGATTAGATGAAATGGACAACAAAATTCTGTTGACAATTATTAATAAATTTAAAGGCGGACCTGTAGGTCTTTCTACTTTGGCAACCGCAGTTTCAGAAAGCAGTGAAACCATTGAAGAAGTTTATGAACCTTTTTTGATTCAGGAAGGATTTATTATGCGTACACCACGTGGTCGTGAAGTAACAGAAAAAGCATACAAACATCTAGGAAAAGTTAATACAAATATTCAAGGAGGATTATTCTAA